In Paracoccus methylovorus, a genomic segment contains:
- the tig gene encoding trigger factor — translation MQVKETQNEGLKRGYEFTLPAADLAAQVDAKLKEAQPEVEMKGFRKGKVPMALLKKQFGQRVLGDAMQEAIDTALRNHLEKSGDRPAVQPKIEMVNGESWKEGDDVVVTVAYEALPAIPETDLSGVELERLVVEASEEQVTEALENLAKNVQNFEDRKKGTKAKDGDQIVIDFKGMVDGEAFEGGTAEDYPLVLGSKSFIPGFEEQLVGAKAGDEVKVEVKFPEDYGHPTLAGKDAIFETTVKAVKAPKPAEIDDELAKKFGAESLDALKGQIRERLEAEYNGASRQVLKRALLDKLDELVKFDLPESLVEAEANQIAHQLWHEEHPEEHGHNHGEIETTDEHKSLAERRVRLGLLLAEIGQKAEITVSDQEMTQAVMRQARQFPGQERAFFEFIQQNPQAQQQLRAPIFEDKVVDHIVEGAKVAEKTVTKDELEKAIEALDQL, via the coding sequence ATGCAGGTCAAGGAAACCCAGAACGAAGGGCTGAAGCGGGGCTATGAGTTCACCCTGCCCGCGGCCGATCTGGCGGCGCAGGTGGATGCGAAGCTGAAAGAGGCCCAGCCCGAAGTCGAGATGAAGGGCTTCCGCAAGGGCAAGGTGCCCATGGCGCTGCTGAAAAAGCAGTTCGGCCAACGCGTGCTGGGCGATGCCATGCAAGAGGCGATCGATACCGCGCTGCGCAACCATCTGGAAAAATCCGGCGACCGTCCCGCTGTCCAGCCCAAGATCGAAATGGTCAATGGCGAGTCCTGGAAAGAGGGTGACGATGTCGTCGTGACCGTCGCCTACGAGGCGCTGCCGGCCATCCCGGAAACCGATCTGTCAGGTGTCGAACTGGAGCGGCTGGTGGTCGAGGCCAGCGAAGAGCAGGTGACCGAGGCGCTGGAAAATCTTGCCAAGAACGTCCAGAACTTTGAAGACCGCAAAAAGGGCACCAAAGCCAAGGACGGCGATCAGATCGTGATCGACTTCAAGGGCATGGTCGACGGCGAGGCATTCGAAGGCGGCACCGCCGAGGATTATCCGCTGGTGCTGGGCTCGAAAAGCTTCATCCCCGGTTTCGAGGAGCAGCTTGTTGGCGCCAAGGCCGGTGACGAGGTCAAGGTCGAGGTGAAGTTCCCCGAGGATTACGGTCACCCCACGCTTGCGGGCAAGGACGCGATCTTTGAAACCACCGTCAAAGCGGTGAAAGCGCCGAAGCCGGCCGAGATTGACGACGAACTGGCCAAGAAATTCGGTGCCGAAAGCCTGGACGCGCTGAAGGGCCAGATCCGCGAGCGGCTGGAAGCCGAGTATAATGGCGCCTCGCGTCAGGTGCTCAAGCGCGCGCTGCTGGACAAGCTGGACGAGTTGGTCAAGTTCGATCTGCCCGAATCGCTGGTCGAGGCCGAGGCGAATCAGATCGCGCATCAACTGTGGCACGAAGAGCACCCGGAAGAGCACGGCCATAACCATGGTGAGATCGAGACGACCGACGAGCACAAGTCGCTGGCCGAGCGTCGCGTTCGCTTGGGCCTGCTTCTGGCTGAAATCGGCCAAAAAGCCGAGATCACCGTTTCCGACCAGGAGATGACCCAGGCGGTGATGCGTCAGGCCCGCCAGTTCCCGGGCCAGGAACGCGCCTTCTTCGAGTTCATCCAGCAGAATCCGCAGGCGCAGCAGCAACTGCGCGCGCCGATCTTCGAAGACAAGGTCGTGGACCATATCGTCGAAGGCGCCAAGGTTGCTGAGAAGACCGTGACCAAGGACGAGCTGGAAAAAGCCATCGAGGCGCTGGATCAGCTCTGA
- the gltX gene encoding glutamate--tRNA ligase: MTITRFAPSPTGHIHVGNLRTALMNYLIARKAGGTFILRLDDTDRERSKQEYADGIQRDLEWLGLTWDRIERQSDRLDRYAEAADGLRAANRLYEVFETPTELDLKRKKQLNMGKPPVYDRAGLKLSAEEKDKLRAEGRAGYWRFLLDQERIEWSDGILGDISIDAASVSDPVLIRADGQVLYTFASSVDDADMGVTHIVRGADHVTNTATQIQIIRALGAKPPAFAHHSLLTGAKGEELSKRLGTLSIRDLRESGVEPQALLSLMVRLGSSQPVELKMSLDELAEGFDLSQFGASPTKFDAEDLWPLTREANQSRPFAAVKDRIAALGVPDELAERFWRVASQNITKLDDLADWWQIFANGAEPQIEPEDAEFIAQAMKLLPPPPYTDATWGEFTAKVKEATGRKGKGLFMPLRKALTGQAHGPDMSEVMPLLQVVRARD, from the coding sequence ATGACCATCACCCGTTTCGCCCCTTCGCCCACCGGCCATATCCATGTCGGCAACCTTCGCACGGCGCTGATGAACTATCTGATCGCGCGCAAGGCGGGCGGCACCTTCATCCTGCGGCTGGACGATACCGACCGCGAGCGGTCGAAGCAGGAATATGCCGACGGCATCCAGCGCGACCTGGAGTGGCTGGGCCTGACCTGGGACCGGATCGAGCGGCAGTCGGACCGGCTGGACCGCTATGCCGAAGCGGCCGACGGACTGCGCGCCGCGAACCGGCTTTACGAGGTCTTCGAAACCCCGACCGAGTTGGACCTCAAGCGCAAGAAGCAACTGAACATGGGCAAGCCGCCGGTCTATGACCGCGCTGGCCTGAAGCTCTCTGCCGAGGAAAAGGACAAGCTGCGCGCCGAGGGTCGGGCCGGCTACTGGCGTTTCCTACTGGATCAGGAGCGGATCGAGTGGTCCGATGGAATCCTTGGCGATATCTCCATCGATGCGGCCAGCGTTTCGGACCCGGTGCTGATCCGCGCCGACGGGCAGGTGCTGTATACCTTTGCCAGTTCCGTCGATGACGCCGACATGGGCGTGACCCATATCGTGCGCGGCGCCGATCATGTGACCAATACAGCGACGCAGATCCAGATCATCCGCGCGCTGGGGGCCAAGCCGCCGGCTTTCGCCCACCACAGCCTTCTGACGGGCGCTAAGGGCGAAGAGCTTTCCAAGCGTCTTGGCACCCTGTCGATCCGGGATCTGCGCGAAAGCGGAGTCGAGCCGCAGGCGCTTTTGTCCCTGATGGTGCGGCTGGGCTCGTCGCAGCCGGTTGAGTTGAAGATGTCGCTGGACGAACTGGCCGAGGGCTTCGATCTGTCGCAATTCGGTGCCTCGCCCACCAAGTTCGACGCCGAGGATCTGTGGCCCCTGACGCGAGAGGCCAACCAGTCGCGGCCGTTTGCGGCGGTCAAGGATCGTATCGCCGCGCTTGGTGTGCCCGACGAACTGGCCGAGCGGTTCTGGCGCGTCGCCTCGCAAAACATCACCAAGCTGGATGACCTGGCCGATTGGTGGCAGATCTTCGCGAATGGTGCGGAGCCGCAGATCGAGCCCGAGGATGCCGAGTTCATCGCACAGGCAATGAAGCTGTTGCCGCCTCCACCCTATACCGATGCGACATGGGGTGAGTTTACCGCCAAGGTCAAGGAGGCGACCGGACGCAAGGGCAAGGGGCTGTTCATGCCGCTGCGCAAGGCTTTGACCGGGCAGGCTCATGGGCCGGATATGTCCGAGGTCATGCCGCTGTTGCAGGTCGTGCGCGCGCGCGACTGA
- a CDS encoding metallopeptidase family protein yields the protein MFDWKNAEAPDAALIEELAREAIAGLPPEFAGPAAQVVLRVEDFASEEFLDELEIDDPLELTGLYDGVPMTEKSTSDPQHFPDTVWLFRRAILDEWASRGDVSLGALVAHVVVHEFAHHFGWSDDDIAAIDRWWE from the coding sequence ATGTTTGACTGGAAGAATGCGGAGGCGCCGGACGCGGCGTTGATCGAGGAACTGGCACGCGAGGCCATCGCCGGTCTGCCGCCGGAATTCGCCGGCCCCGCCGCGCAGGTCGTCCTGCGGGTCGAGGATTTTGCCAGCGAGGAATTCCTTGACGAACTGGAAATCGACGACCCGCTGGAGCTGACCGGGCTTTATGACGGCGTGCCGATGACCGAGAAATCGACCAGCGACCCGCAACATTTTCCCGATACGGTCTGGCTGTTCCGCCGCGCCATCCTGGACGAATGGGCCAGCCGTGGCGACGTGTCCCTAGGCGCACTGGTTGCCCATGTCGTGGTACATGAATTCGCCCATCATTTCGGCTGGTCCGACGACGATATTGCAGCCATCGATCGCTGGTGGGAATGA
- a CDS encoding 1-phosphofructokinase family hexose kinase, whose translation MDQAPILTITLNPALDLTTACTRVVPDIKLRCEAPRFDPGGGGINVSRAIRAMGGESTALVALGGATGQRICELLAETGIPLQTLPAPGETRQSVTVDDQTIRQQYRFVMPGPEWSKTDVQAALEATADAAAPGALVVLSGSSPPGVPACFAAMLADRLRGTGARLIVDTSGPALAEVAAATDRRVEILRMDDEEAEGLAGRPLPYRADTAAFAAGLVASGAAHGVIVARGRDGNIIATDDGIWHAEAARVQIVSKVGAGDSFLAGFTLGHARDWPVADALGLAAAAASATVQTPATELCHGPDVERLFAARMVTRMQA comes from the coding sequence ATGGATCAGGCGCCGATCCTGACCATAACGCTGAACCCGGCGCTGGACCTTACCACCGCCTGCACCCGTGTGGTGCCCGACATCAAGCTGCGTTGCGAAGCGCCGCGTTTCGATCCCGGCGGCGGCGGCATCAACGTCAGCCGGGCGATCCGTGCCATGGGCGGGGAAAGCACGGCGCTGGTCGCCCTTGGCGGCGCAACCGGCCAGCGCATCTGCGAACTGCTGGCCGAAACGGGAATTCCGCTCCAGACGCTGCCTGCCCCGGGCGAGACACGGCAGTCCGTGACCGTGGACGACCAGACCATCCGCCAGCAATACCGTTTCGTCATGCCCGGCCCTGAATGGTCCAAGACCGATGTTCAGGCTGCGCTGGAGGCTACCGCCGATGCCGCCGCGCCCGGCGCGCTGGTGGTGCTGTCCGGCTCCAGCCCGCCGGGGGTGCCTGCCTGCTTTGCCGCCATGCTGGCTGACCGGCTGCGCGGAACCGGAGCGCGGCTGATCGTGGACACCTCGGGTCCGGCGCTGGCCGAGGTCGCCGCCGCCACCGACCGCCGCGTCGAAATCCTGCGCATGGACGACGAAGAGGCCGAAGGGCTGGCCGGCCGCCCCCTGCCCTATCGCGCCGATACGGCGGCTTTCGCCGCGGGGCTGGTCGCCTCGGGCGCTGCGCATGGAGTGATCGTGGCGCGCGGGCGCGACGGCAATATCATCGCCACAGACGATGGCATCTGGCATGCCGAGGCCGCGCGGGTGCAGATTGTCAGCAAGGTCGGCGCAGGCGACAGCTTTCTTGCGGGGTTCACGCTGGGCCATGCGCGTGACTGGCCGGTGGCCGATGCACTGGGGCTGGCAGCCGCAGCAGCCTCGGCCACGGTGCAGACCCCTGCGACAGAACTCTGCCACGGCCCGGATGTCGAGCGGCTGTTCGCCGCCCGCATGGTGACGCGGATGCAGGCTTAG
- a CDS encoding SixA phosphatase family protein: MTPLGHCRLILTRHAKSSWDDPAQDDHARPLNARGRRSARELGDWLASRGYEPEEVLCSTSERTRETWERIAMAPLEVRPHIRYEAALYQAGPEKMLEILRSASAPTVMMIGHNPGIAAFAAMLPARVPLDPDFRRYPTAATLVVDFQIGDWSAVGQAQGSVLDFVRMDGRD; encoded by the coding sequence ATGACCCCACTCGGACACTGCCGTCTGATTCTGACCCGTCATGCCAAATCGTCCTGGGACGACCCGGCGCAGGACGATCACGCCCGCCCGCTGAATGCGCGCGGCCGCCGTTCGGCACGCGAACTGGGCGATTGGCTGGCCAGCCGCGGCTATGAGCCCGAAGAGGTGCTGTGCTCGACCTCGGAGCGCACGCGCGAAACCTGGGAGCGTATCGCCATGGCCCCCCTAGAGGTGCGGCCGCATATCCGTTACGAGGCGGCGCTTTACCAGGCCGGCCCCGAGAAGATGCTGGAGATCCTGCGCAGCGCCTCGGCCCCGACGGTGATGATGATCGGGCACAACCCCGGTATCGCCGCCTTTGCGGCCATGTTGCCGGCGCGCGTGCCGCTGGACCCGGATTTCCGCCGTTATCCGACGGCGGCGACTCTGGTCGTCGATTTCCAGATCGGTGATTGGTCAGCCGTGGGGCAGGCTCAGGGCAGCGTCTTGGATTTCGTGCGGATGGACGGGCGCGACTAA
- the argB gene encoding acetylglutamate kinase: MNRDWIATARTLSEALPYMQRYSGAVVVVKFGGNAMGDDDAMAEFARDIVLMKQVGIHPVVCHGGGPMINDLLGKLGIESRFVRGKRVTTRETVEVVEMVLSGLVNKRIVQAINDAGGRAVGISGKDDDLMVCEPDDPELGFVGRPVEMNVQIIRDLYNAGLIPVIAPVATGMEDNETFNVNGDTAAGAIAGALRADRLLLLTDVSGVKGGSGEVLTQIHPDQVRAMIADGTIAGGMIPKTETALKALDEGVRAVVILDGRVPNACLLELFTEHGAGSLIRSTDPRVKPRGLRQGDSGL, from the coding sequence ATGAACCGTGACTGGATTGCCACCGCCCGCACCCTCTCGGAAGCCCTGCCTTATATGCAGCGTTACTCCGGGGCGGTCGTGGTGGTGAAATTCGGCGGCAATGCCATGGGCGACGACGATGCCATGGCCGAATTCGCCCGCGATATCGTGCTGATGAAGCAGGTCGGCATCCATCCGGTAGTTTGCCATGGCGGCGGCCCGATGATCAACGACCTGCTGGGTAAGCTGGGCATCGAAAGCCGCTTCGTTCGTGGCAAGCGCGTCACCACCCGCGAAACCGTCGAGGTGGTCGAGATGGTGCTGTCGGGCCTTGTCAACAAGCGGATCGTGCAGGCGATCAACGACGCCGGCGGGCGCGCCGTGGGCATTTCGGGCAAGGACGACGACCTGATGGTCTGTGAACCGGACGATCCCGAACTGGGCTTCGTCGGCCGCCCGGTCGAGATGAACGTGCAGATCATCCGCGACCTCTATAACGCCGGGCTGATCCCGGTCATCGCCCCGGTCGCCACCGGGATGGAGGATAACGAGACCTTCAACGTCAACGGTGATACCGCTGCGGGCGCAATTGCCGGTGCGCTCAGGGCCGACCGGTTGCTGCTGTTGACCGACGTGTCGGGCGTGAAGGGCGGATCGGGCGAGGTGCTGACCCAGATCCACCCCGATCAGGTCCGCGCGATGATCGCCGATGGCACCATCGCCGGGGGCATGATCCCCAAGACCGAAACCGCGCTGAAGGCGCTGGACGAAGGCGTGCGCGCGGTCGTGATCTTGGACGGGCGGGTGCCTAACGCGTGCCTGTTGGAGCTTTTTACCGAACATGGCGCGGGATCGCTGATCCGCTCGACCGATCCGCGGGTCAAGCCGCGCGGCCTGCGTCAGGGTGACAGCGGGCTTTGA
- the yihA gene encoding ribosome biogenesis GTP-binding protein YihA/YsxC has translation MKVAFPLAPEPEAEIAEAARLLFAGPVDFLKGVVAMDGLPPADRPEVCFAGRSNAGKSSLINALTGRKGLARASNTPGRTQEINYFELGERAYLVDLPGYGFAKAPVAVVAKWQALLKNYLAGRPTLRRAFTLIDSRHGVKDVDHEIMRLLDRSAVPFQVVLTKADKIGSQAMADTVEQVREALQKHPAAYPELVITSSEKGQGIATLRAIIASLG, from the coding sequence ATGAAAGTCGCATTCCCACTTGCCCCCGAGCCTGAAGCCGAAATCGCCGAGGCCGCGCGCCTGCTTTTCGCAGGCCCGGTGGATTTCCTGAAAGGCGTGGTGGCCATGGACGGGTTGCCGCCCGCCGACCGGCCGGAGGTTTGCTTTGCCGGGCGCTCGAATGCAGGAAAATCTAGCCTTATCAATGCGCTTACAGGGCGCAAAGGGCTGGCGCGGGCCTCGAATACGCCGGGCCGCACGCAAGAGATCAACTATTTCGAACTGGGCGAGCGCGCCTACCTCGTCGACCTGCCGGGTTATGGTTTTGCCAAGGCGCCGGTTGCGGTGGTGGCGAAATGGCAGGCGCTTTTGAAAAACTACCTGGCTGGCCGGCCGACGCTGCGCCGCGCCTTTACCCTGATCGATTCGCGCCACGGCGTGAAGGACGTGGATCACGAGATCATGCGGCTGCTGGACCGCTCGGCCGTGCCTTTTCAGGTCGTGCTGACCAAGGCCGACAAGATCGGTTCCCAAGCCATGGCCGACACGGTCGAACAGGTGCGGGAGGCGCTGCAAAAGCACCCCGCCGCCTATCCCGAGCTGGTGATTACAAGTTCGGAAAAAGGACAGGGCATTGCCACCCTGCGCGCCATCATCGCCAGTCTCGGCTAA
- a CDS encoding MOSC domain-containing protein gives MTARVARIRRYPIKAIGGEDLRRTRLDAARRLPGDRLWALLTEMGERHAGEIPQRWLPKSCFLRGAASAGLQAVQGGWGDGMADGRICLTHPDLPDLDFDPATEGARLVDWLRPLWSADKPAPTRLVQGPTGWTDVSQPWVSILSLSSLADLEGRLGKPLGIERWRGNIWLDGWEPYAERDLIGRILTVGAVELRVTESIGRCPATSADTVTGRIDIDMPKALEAQFGHRNFGIYAEVVSGGEIALGDEVLA, from the coding sequence ATGACCGCCCGCGTCGCCCGGATACGCCGGTACCCGATCAAGGCGATCGGGGGCGAGGATCTGCGCCGCACCCGGTTGGATGCGGCGCGGCGCTTGCCGGGCGACCGGCTCTGGGCACTTCTGACCGAGATGGGTGAGCGGCATGCGGGCGAGATACCGCAACGTTGGCTGCCGAAATCCTGCTTTCTTCGGGGCGCGGCCTCGGCCGGGCTGCAGGCCGTGCAGGGCGGTTGGGGTGATGGGATGGCTGACGGGCGCATCTGTCTGACTCATCCCGATCTGCCCGATCTTGACTTTGATCCCGCGACCGAAGGTGCGCGTCTGGTCGACTGGCTGCGCCCGCTGTGGTCCGCCGACAAACCTGCCCCGACCCGGCTGGTTCAGGGACCGACCGGCTGGACCGACGTGAGCCAGCCTTGGGTCTCGATCCTGTCCTTGTCGAGCCTTGCCGATCTTGAAGGGCGGCTTGGCAAGCCCCTTGGGATCGAACGCTGGCGGGGAAACATCTGGCTGGACGGTTGGGAGCCTTATGCCGAACGTGATCTCATCGGTCGTATCCTGACCGTGGGCGCGGTCGAATTGCGCGTGACCGAATCCATCGGTCGTTGCCCGGCGACAAGTGCTGACACGGTTACCGGCCGCATCGACATTGACATGCCCAAGGCACTTGAGGCGCAATTCGGCCACCGCAACTTCGGCATTTATGCCGAGGTGGTGTCCGGCGGTGAAATCGCATTAGGTGACGAGGTGCTCGCATGA
- the yidC gene encoding membrane protein insertase YidC, whose translation MQDNNRNLILAMVLSALVMLVWSIFFAPEPVPSAQDTAPASTQNAAAPETGAPATPGAASQGAAPELDATATSSDPSANAGRVQIESPSLAGTLSLAGGRIDDLELTGYRETLDPDSPFVRLLSPTTQTTIRAGGTPVAPGGEVQLAQHKPYYAVYGWMPAAGTDPALVPGPATVWEIESGSTLAPGQPVTLRWDNGAGQIFRRTYELDDKFLFTVTQTLENTGAAPFSAAPYGILARHGRPDTQNFFVLHEGAVGMTDGKLLEKKYKDMAKLDPLAGEGPAQLIEVQENGWIGFTDKYWMTTLAPTPGQPFTAVVKYAPGAEIYQTETRMPVQTVAAGATGTSASYLFAGAKVWEIIDGYQTDPGIDRFVDSIDWGWFYFLTKPIFRLLHWLHGMIGNMGWAIIALTFVLKLLVFPLARKSYISMAKMKELQPEMEALKQRTGDDRTKFQKEVMELYKREKVNPAAGCLPVLLQIPIFFALYKVIFVTIELRHAPWIGWIRDLAAPDPSSLWNLFGLMPWAAPGQGSFLHSFTLPVLAILLGISMWMQQKLNPAPADPAQKMIFAWMPWVFMLMLGGFASGLVLYWITNNTITIMQQYTIMSMHGHRPDMFGNIRASLPTRTKAKDKGEDKGGK comes from the coding sequence ATGCAAGACAACAACCGCAACCTCATCCTGGCGATGGTGCTTTCCGCCCTCGTCATGCTCGTCTGGTCGATCTTTTTCGCCCCCGAGCCGGTGCCTTCCGCACAGGATACAGCGCCGGCCAGCACGCAAAACGCTGCCGCCCCCGAGACGGGCGCCCCCGCTACGCCAGGTGCGGCGTCGCAGGGCGCGGCACCGGAACTCGATGCGACGGCGACCAGCAGCGATCCTTCGGCCAATGCCGGACGGGTGCAGATCGAATCCCCTTCGCTGGCAGGCACGCTCTCTCTGGCGGGTGGACGCATCGACGATCTGGAGCTGACCGGCTATCGCGAGACGTTAGATCCGGACTCGCCCTTCGTGCGCCTGCTGTCGCCGACGACGCAAACCACGATCCGTGCGGGGGGCACTCCGGTCGCGCCCGGAGGAGAGGTGCAGCTTGCTCAACACAAGCCCTATTATGCGGTCTATGGCTGGATGCCCGCTGCCGGGACCGATCCCGCTCTGGTCCCCGGCCCGGCAACCGTATGGGAGATCGAATCCGGTTCAACCCTCGCGCCCGGTCAGCCGGTCACGCTGCGCTGGGACAATGGCGCCGGCCAGATCTTCCGCCGTACATATGAACTGGACGACAAGTTCCTGTTCACCGTGACGCAGACGTTGGAAAATACCGGTGCCGCGCCTTTCTCGGCCGCGCCCTATGGTATTCTGGCGCGCCACGGTCGGCCCGATACCCAGAACTTCTTCGTCCTGCACGAGGGCGCGGTCGGCATGACCGATGGCAAGCTTCTGGAAAAGAAATATAAGGATATGGCCAAGCTCGATCCGCTGGCGGGCGAAGGCCCGGCCCAACTGATCGAGGTGCAAGAGAACGGCTGGATCGGCTTCACCGACAAGTACTGGATGACAACGCTGGCTCCGACACCCGGCCAACCATTTACCGCGGTGGTGAAATATGCACCGGGTGCCGAAATCTACCAGACAGAGACGCGAATGCCGGTGCAGACTGTCGCCGCTGGCGCGACCGGCACCAGTGCCAGCTATCTCTTTGCCGGTGCCAAGGTGTGGGAGATCATCGATGGTTATCAGACCGATCCCGGCATCGACCGTTTCGTGGACTCCATAGACTGGGGCTGGTTCTATTTCCTGACCAAACCCATCTTCCGCCTGCTGCACTGGCTGCATGGCATGATCGGCAACATGGGCTGGGCGATCATCGCGCTGACCTTTGTGCTGAAGCTGCTGGTCTTCCCGCTGGCGCGCAAATCCTACATCTCGATGGCGAAGATGAAGGAACTCCAGCCAGAAATGGAGGCCCTGAAGCAGCGCACGGGCGATGACCGGACTAAGTTCCAAAAAGAGGTGATGGAGCTTTACAAGCGCGAGAAGGTGAACCCAGCAGCAGGCTGTTTGCCGGTGCTGTTGCAGATCCCGATCTTTTTTGCGCTCTACAAGGTGATCTTTGTCACCATCGAGTTGCGTCACGCGCCTTGGATCGGCTGGATCCGCGACCTTGCGGCACCCGACCCGTCCAGCTTGTGGAACCTGTTCGGCCTCATGCCATGGGCGGCGCCGGGCCAGGGCAGCTTCCTGCACAGCTTCACCCTGCCGGTGCTGGCGATCCTGCTGGGTATTTCGATGTGGATGCAGCAAAAGCTGAACCCGGCTCCTGCCGATCCGGCACAGAAGATGATCTTCGCCTGGATGCCTTGGGTGTTCATGCTGATGCTGGGCGGTTTTGCCTCGGGGCTGGTGCTCTACTGGATCACCAACAACACCATCACCATCATGCAGCAATACACTATCATGAGCATGCATGGTCACCGGCCGGACATGTTCGGCAATATCCGGGCCAGCCTGCCAACGCGGACCAAGGCAAAGGACAAGGGCGAGGATAAGGGCGGAAAATGA
- a CDS encoding EAL domain-containing protein, with translation MAYGIAAAASRLAKLVRDKGAVQGRVRLALVLRVENVDMLRASIGPTTLEQMLDRLLSRLVSELRLLPQARSRGCGEIRGLFSIGRSQAVPGLLARLQTICSDQIELADLRIRPVVNAVIVSDETGQQDPSTLYAHGRDALRGCGPFSATGQIRFVEIAPLAQPLVPPALALDRVGLLFQPQLCCDTGQVAALRVLPWIGMDDHDGCDLAELQPRLDDTTLGRIVGNVLRQAFADLRGWDRMGARVPRLSLPLAERVLGDASTVDAVLWELDRHDLSPERLEIEVSEPIGRGGGRIPVTASLQRLIAAGCTVALGEFGAGSAGLDDLRRFGIGRVRIAPEFISGCDHCADQQRMILAILALAEHLRLATLADGVATQDENTFLAQIGVNSVQGPIVAPPLDAAAVDDFLLHHDHFLPAPLDLRRKA, from the coding sequence ATGGCTTATGGAATCGCGGCGGCTGCGTCACGGCTGGCAAAGCTTGTCAGGGACAAAGGGGCGGTGCAGGGCAGGGTCAGGCTCGCGCTGGTCCTGCGGGTCGAAAATGTCGATATGCTGCGCGCCAGTATCGGCCCGACGACGTTGGAGCAGATGCTGGACCGGCTCTTGTCGCGGCTGGTGTCGGAACTCAGGCTGCTGCCGCAGGCGCGCAGCCGCGGGTGCGGGGAAATCCGTGGTCTTTTCTCCATAGGGCGTTCTCAGGCGGTGCCCGGACTGCTGGCGCGATTACAGACTATCTGCTCGGATCAGATCGAGTTGGCGGATCTGCGCATCAGGCCGGTGGTGAACGCGGTGATCGTCAGCGACGAAACAGGGCAGCAGGATCCTTCGACGCTTTACGCCCATGGGCGCGACGCCTTGCGGGGTTGCGGTCCATTTTCGGCCACAGGACAGATTCGCTTTGTCGAGATTGCGCCTTTGGCACAGCCGTTGGTGCCGCCTGCTCTGGCGCTTGATCGGGTCGGACTGCTGTTTCAGCCCCAGCTTTGCTGCGATACGGGGCAAGTGGCCGCGCTGCGGGTTTTGCCTTGGATTGGCATGGACGATCACGACGGTTGCGATCTGGCCGAGCTACAGCCCCGGCTTGATGATACGACGCTGGGACGGATCGTAGGGAACGTGCTGCGTCAGGCCTTCGCCGACCTGCGTGGCTGGGATCGCATGGGTGCGCGGGTGCCCCGGCTGTCGTTGCCGCTGGCCGAGAGGGTGTTGGGTGATGCCTCAACGGTCGATGCGGTTTTGTGGGAACTGGACCGCCACGACCTGTCCCCGGAACGGCTGGAAATCGAAGTGAGCGAGCCGATTGGTCGTGGCGGCGGCCGGATACCGGTAACTGCCAGCCTGCAGCGTCTGATTGCGGCGGGTTGCACCGTTGCCTTGGGTGAATTCGGGGCCGGTAGTGCGGGGCTGGACGACCTGCGCCGTTTCGGAATCGGTCGGGTTCGGATCGCGCCCGAATTCATCTCTGGTTGTGACCACTGCGCGGATCAGCAGCGTATGATCCTGGCCATTCTGGCGCTGGCGGAACATCTGCGTCTTGCCACCCTGGCCGATGGCGTGGCGACTCAAGATGAGAACACCTTTCTGGCACAGATCGGCGTCAATTCGGTGCAGGGCCCGATCGTGGCGCCGCCGCTGGATGCTGCCGCAGTCGATGACTTCCTGCTGCATCATGACCATTTCCTGCCAGCGCCGCTTGACCTGCGTCGTAAGGCATGA